From one Gallionella capsiferriformans ES-2 genomic stretch:
- a CDS encoding MBOAT family O-acyltransferase has translation MLRKPEFQPLLFCAVSYATVITLKGWNTGIFTLMVGISALIFVELFTISSKLRKFIAYCIFFVTPFLTVVGQVGVLTGLGRSSVSLEWQGIAFATSGIAFQIFQGKLGFNHLFGSILQPLRLISGPLAISIKPFNQLNVTRIRIYLGWIILGGFFYGVLASGIASLLVFKQSTESFDILLFSIIFEMYVYFNFCGISLIVLGVLNLVGVRTALNFNAPFSANNLIGYWQRWHISFAHVLKNLFFKPCRNLIGTSLSVIVVFLASSMWHGVTLNFLIWGMFHAIGWLLTYHLSYLKWDRVKQLLNIFLMTVFILVGRIIFSEDNTNLLFIKLGNLSNFKWNTDALALNISLDIQTWLTISACVAVILLEIFASNKMFQYKILRKNWVLLFLLSLTVVYGSNGLGSAYGNR, from the coding sequence ATGTTACGTAAGCCTGAATTCCAACCCCTGCTGTTCTGTGCCGTTTCATATGCCACAGTTATTACACTTAAAGGCTGGAATACGGGCATCTTTACGTTGATGGTGGGGATTTCAGCATTAATTTTTGTCGAATTATTCACTATCTCGTCAAAATTACGAAAATTTATCGCCTATTGCATTTTTTTTGTCACCCCATTTTTAACTGTGGTCGGACAAGTCGGCGTTTTGACTGGCTTGGGGAGAAGTTCTGTTTCTCTAGAGTGGCAAGGTATCGCTTTTGCGACATCAGGCATTGCCTTTCAAATTTTTCAAGGAAAACTTGGTTTTAACCACTTGTTTGGCAGTATTTTGCAGCCATTAAGATTGATTTCAGGGCCGCTGGCAATTTCCATTAAACCTTTCAATCAATTAAATGTTACGCGAATACGAATATATTTGGGATGGATTATTTTAGGCGGCTTTTTTTATGGTGTGCTCGCCTCAGGAATAGCATCGTTGCTTGTTTTTAAGCAATCCACTGAATCTTTCGATATTTTACTTTTTTCAATCATTTTTGAAATGTACGTGTACTTTAATTTTTGCGGCATTTCATTGATTGTATTAGGTGTTTTAAACCTAGTGGGGGTACGTACTGCATTAAACTTTAATGCCCCGTTTAGCGCTAATAATCTAATCGGATACTGGCAACGTTGGCATATTAGTTTTGCCCATGTGTTAAAAAATCTTTTTTTTAAACCATGCCGAAATCTAATCGGCACCTCTCTTTCTGTCATTGTCGTTTTTTTGGCCTCATCAATGTGGCATGGTGTAACACTGAATTTTTTAATTTGGGGAATGTTTCATGCCATCGGTTGGTTGCTGACATACCATCTTTCATATTTAAAATGGGATAGAGTAAAACAGTTATTGAATATTTTTTTGATGACTGTGTTTATTTTAGTTGGGCGTATTATTTTTTCTGAGGACAACACAAATTTACTGTTTATCAAGCTGGGTAATTTATCTAATTTCAAGTGGAATACAGATGCACTTGCGCTTAATATAAGTCTCGATATTCAAACTTGGTTAACAATATCAGCTTGTGTCGCTGTCATATTGCTAGAAATTTTTGCATCAAACAAAATGTTCCAATACAAAATTCTACGTAAAAACTGGGTGCTCCTATTTTTACTTTCTTTAACCGTTGTATATGGTTCAAACGGACTCGGTAGTGCTTACGGAAATCGATAA
- a CDS encoding cellulose biosynthesis protein BcsC codes for MPINLHALSMLLVLSGLISQPVLAAESSTDTLLRGAKKWVEKDRADIAKTMLKKAILLDPNSQEALYMMGRIELKDGKSDEATKYLHKLKQTAPGGKRTQELNDAIYGKVAPTLKAPTASFVKPAPSLQAPTTSFIKPAKPVTKLKVATTKEAQSKQVKQIKKSKQTEPELSPKVDKIDADEAAVRLANDPDIIARTDALDALADGNIDQAETSLLDIIKRRPNDPEVIGGLGLVHQKRGNFIESEKYFIQAVAAAQGEESEAGRWESLIGTARFSQYMTNAKALLNENKLPEAEAAIEQAIALKPGDPDTLAVRGNIKTEENNFPEAERLYREALKIEGYNSFATRGLANLLVRMGRSEEALSFIEQVLNDYPNEWRKSPYSQASLLREAGNLYIAAHQPSYAVKAFEQAVSVDPKNPWVRFSLAKHYISLDLIPLARGVIQEGVNLSPDDPAMHQVQALVLLSLDDYKGALDSLNQIPENQLTQDLRETKNSALIKYYSQQANEKIAQGNRKEAMHIMSVAQTLAQGDYSATEQVAEAWFRLDQQKLGLAAMRALPQPAPLQTQVRFASLLNRAKQDQDLEAYLPTLRIPEGNDDTSKKYRASIQEIEFAMAGRHYDKLIKAGKTVQAQQFADTIMNANQLSTSDYFRFHRSYFSKAQLPENAIAMLNQEKEQSPDDMNIRYELAHAYSQDKQSSNSQREIQELLAMTKSDDIDMRLRIAGLQQSVGDSNGARLTVRDLTTRFPNNTDVLFQAGNIARSSGKYNQAMRYYQKSKAQSLQPQATNDTVIVSEQGPLLNLLPKSQDKRATKPIALVSNKESDSIYRSALAGDTNKAKPQTAGLSAVDEAMNSIAAQRSAKIEAGLDIQSKTAGNGTSTYNSIEVPMLARFPIGYEAHGTVQVDKVSIDAGSLPATFNDAALFGKIHITQTPLAAPLAQTASGTSIGLGYEQSGVKADIGLVGQGFPVRNVVGGIRTGGDFGGLSYSLSLSRRPYTGSLLSYAGAKDPISGITWGGVTNTGLSLYMSTTLGDFNVSGMGSYGLLRGQNVLNNSRLYLRAAIDTDIYTTDDSVLNIGLSASYTSFAKNQAFYTFGHGGYYSPQSSLSFSLPVELSGRADLLSYQVRASVSYSRTREDAAVFYPTDAALQAQAALGPNFPPGNSQAIYQGGTGGGFGYGLLAATEYRLTPNFALGGRFTMDRSAYYAPNNLFFYGRYMFNPETGAVKMRPEFVTPYAQY; via the coding sequence ATGCCAATAAACTTACACGCGCTCTCTATGCTTCTTGTCCTGTCCGGACTAATCTCTCAGCCTGTCTTAGCCGCCGAATCGTCTACCGATACATTGTTGCGCGGTGCAAAAAAATGGGTAGAAAAGGACCGCGCTGACATCGCCAAAACCATGTTAAAAAAGGCGATACTGCTAGACCCGAACTCTCAGGAAGCCCTATACATGATGGGCCGCATCGAGCTTAAAGACGGAAAATCTGATGAAGCCACAAAATACCTGCATAAACTAAAGCAGACAGCACCGGGCGGCAAACGCACGCAAGAACTGAACGATGCGATCTACGGCAAGGTAGCACCTACCCTGAAAGCGCCAACGGCCTCCTTTGTCAAACCCGCACCCTCCCTGCAAGCGCCTACCACCTCCTTCATCAAACCAGCCAAGCCCGTCACAAAGCTCAAGGTTGCAACGACAAAAGAAGCTCAAAGCAAACAAGTTAAACAAATCAAGAAATCAAAACAAACCGAACCGGAACTCTCACCTAAAGTAGACAAAATAGATGCTGATGAGGCGGCTGTCCGCCTCGCCAACGACCCTGATATCATCGCGCGCACCGATGCACTGGATGCACTGGCAGATGGCAACATCGATCAGGCCGAAACCTCATTGCTGGATATTATCAAACGCAGACCCAATGACCCTGAAGTCATTGGCGGATTGGGTCTAGTACATCAAAAACGCGGCAATTTTATTGAATCTGAAAAATATTTTATACAGGCCGTAGCAGCGGCTCAGGGTGAAGAAAGCGAAGCGGGCCGATGGGAGAGTCTGATCGGAACGGCAAGATTCTCACAGTACATGACCAATGCAAAAGCGTTGCTGAATGAAAATAAACTGCCTGAAGCGGAGGCTGCGATTGAGCAAGCCATCGCCCTCAAACCGGGCGATCCCGACACCCTTGCCGTTCGAGGCAACATTAAAACCGAAGAAAATAACTTCCCTGAAGCCGAGCGATTGTACCGCGAAGCATTAAAAATTGAAGGATACAATTCATTTGCAACAAGGGGATTAGCAAATTTACTCGTACGCATGGGTCGTAGTGAAGAAGCGCTTAGTTTTATTGAACAGGTCCTGAATGACTACCCCAATGAATGGCGCAAGAGCCCCTACAGTCAAGCCAGCCTGCTACGCGAAGCAGGTAATTTATACATCGCGGCCCACCAACCCAGCTACGCGGTAAAAGCCTTTGAACAAGCTGTCAGTGTAGATCCGAAAAATCCCTGGGTGCGCTTCTCGCTAGCCAAGCACTATATCAGCCTGGATCTGATCCCCTTGGCACGCGGCGTCATACAAGAAGGCGTCAATTTATCACCTGACGATCCCGCCATGCACCAAGTGCAAGCGCTGGTACTGCTCAGCTTAGACGACTACAAGGGTGCCTTGGACTCGCTCAACCAGATTCCTGAAAATCAACTCACACAGGATCTGCGTGAAACGAAAAATAGCGCGCTGATAAAATATTACTCGCAGCAAGCCAACGAAAAGATTGCGCAAGGCAACCGCAAAGAAGCCATGCACATCATGTCGGTCGCTCAGACACTGGCGCAGGGTGATTATTCTGCGACCGAACAAGTAGCGGAAGCCTGGTTCAGGCTGGATCAGCAAAAACTGGGATTGGCCGCCATGCGAGCGCTCCCGCAACCTGCCCCCTTACAGACTCAGGTACGCTTCGCCTCCTTACTCAATCGCGCAAAACAGGATCAGGATCTTGAAGCGTATCTGCCTACGCTGCGCATTCCGGAGGGCAACGATGACACCAGCAAAAAATATCGTGCCAGTATTCAGGAAATCGAGTTTGCGATGGCCGGACGACATTACGATAAACTGATCAAAGCTGGCAAGACCGTGCAGGCTCAGCAGTTCGCCGACACCATCATGAATGCTAATCAACTGAGCACTTCGGACTATTTCAGATTTCACCGCAGCTATTTTTCCAAAGCACAATTGCCTGAAAACGCCATCGCGATGCTTAATCAGGAAAAGGAGCAATCTCCAGATGACATGAATATCCGCTACGAGCTAGCCCATGCTTACTCACAGGACAAGCAGAGCAGCAACTCGCAAAGAGAAATACAGGAACTGCTGGCGATGACGAAAAGCGACGATATCGACATGCGCCTGCGCATTGCCGGCTTGCAGCAAAGCGTCGGGGACAGCAACGGTGCCAGACTAACCGTGCGCGACTTAACCACCCGCTTCCCGAACAACACCGACGTATTGTTCCAGGCGGGGAATATCGCACGCTCGAGCGGTAAATATAATCAGGCGATGCGTTATTACCAGAAATCCAAAGCCCAATCTTTGCAGCCTCAAGCCACAAATGACACCGTTATAGTCTCAGAACAAGGCCCCTTGCTCAACCTGCTGCCAAAATCACAGGATAAACGTGCAACCAAACCCATCGCACTGGTCAGCAACAAAGAGAGCGACAGCATTTACCGCTCAGCGCTAGCAGGAGATACCAACAAAGCAAAACCGCAAACGGCTGGCTTGAGCGCCGTCGATGAAGCAATGAACAGCATTGCGGCACAGCGCAGCGCAAAAATTGAAGCGGGGCTCGACATTCAGTCCAAAACGGCGGGCAACGGCACCTCGACCTACAACTCAATCGAAGTTCCCATGCTTGCACGCTTCCCGATAGGATATGAAGCGCATGGCACAGTTCAGGTCGATAAGGTCAGCATCGATGCGGGTTCTCTGCCGGCAACTTTCAATGATGCCGCCTTATTCGGAAAAATTCACATAACTCAGACACCGCTTGCCGCACCACTCGCGCAAACGGCATCGGGCACCTCTATCGGCTTAGGTTATGAGCAATCCGGTGTCAAAGCCGATATCGGCCTCGTAGGCCAGGGCTTCCCGGTCAGAAATGTAGTGGGCGGTATACGCACCGGCGGCGATTTTGGGGGCTTGAGTTATTCACTCTCGCTGTCACGCAGACCTTACACAGGATCGCTACTCTCCTATGCAGGCGCGAAAGACCCGATTTCAGGCATAACTTGGGGCGGCGTGACCAATACAGGCTTATCACTGTATATGTCGACAACGCTGGGCGACTTTAACGTGTCGGGGATGGGATCCTACGGGCTACTGCGCGGACAAAATGTGCTGAATAACAGCCGATTGTACTTGCGTGCGGCGATCGACACAGACATCTACACCACCGATGACTCGGTTCTCAATATTGGTCTGAGCGCCAGTTACACGAGCTTTGCCAAAAACCAGGCCTTTTACACCTTTGGGCACGGTGGCTACTATAGCCCGCAAAGCAGCCTAAGTTTCAGTTTGCCCGTTGAACTCAGTGGTCGAGCAGACTTGCTGTCCTACCAAGTCAGAGCCAGCGTATCGTATTCACGCACCCGAGAAGATGCCGCGGTCTTTTATCCCACCGATGCTGCCTTGCAAGCACAGGCTGCGCTAGGCCCTAATTTCCCGCCTGGCAACAGCCAGGCAATCTATCAAGGGGGGACAGGCGGCGGCTTCGGTTATGGCTTGCTTGCCGCTACAGAATACAGGTTAACGCCTAACTTCGCGCTGGGGGGGCGTTTTACGATGGATCGTTCAGCTTACTATGCACCTAATAACCTGTTTTTCTACGGTCGATATATGTTCAATCCTGAAACAGGTGCTGTCAAAATGCGCCCTGAATTCGTAACGCCGTACGCTCAATATTAA
- the bcsZ gene encoding cellulose synthase complex periplasmic endoglucanase BcsZ translates to MSNSSIYLCGALRFAAFLLIFTLTSYAHAATCDTSWPEWDAFKKNLINENGRVVDGSAKDSHTTSEGQSYALFFSLVANDKTTFEKLVNWTEKNLSKEDIITHLPSWILGKKEDDSYGVLDTNSASDSDLWIAYTLGEAGRLWENRRYVALSSLLANRILKNETLDIPGLGTVLLPGAVGFTPTTTSVRLNPSYAPLQLIHWFNTHSNDPRWASLLSSSKELIVKSSIKGYAPDWTIYQYNKGFQPDTGNERAGLGSYDAIRVYLWAGMLNKDSPEYKNIMAALKPMAKLVEKMGVPPEFVHVDSGDVHGQGSSGFSAAMVPFLMAEGYDKAAEQQLMRIDAQPIAKDSYYDQVLILFALGWQKDLYRFDSKGNLAPRWKSKCQ, encoded by the coding sequence ATGTCAAATAGTTCAATATATCTCTGCGGCGCACTGCGGTTTGCGGCATTCTTATTGATCTTCACTCTGACCTCTTACGCACACGCGGCAACGTGTGATACATCATGGCCGGAATGGGATGCCTTCAAGAAAAACCTGATCAACGAAAATGGTCGCGTTGTCGACGGCAGCGCAAAAGATTCGCACACGACCTCAGAAGGACAATCCTATGCGCTGTTTTTTTCGCTGGTAGCTAATGACAAAACCACTTTCGAGAAGCTTGTGAACTGGACGGAAAAAAATCTTTCCAAAGAAGACATCATCACGCATTTACCCTCCTGGATACTGGGCAAAAAGGAAGACGACAGCTACGGCGTACTGGATACTAATTCTGCCTCCGACTCCGACCTGTGGATAGCCTATACACTAGGTGAAGCTGGCAGACTATGGGAGAACCGCCGCTACGTCGCGCTCTCTTCTCTGCTGGCCAACCGTATACTCAAAAATGAGACACTCGACATACCAGGGCTGGGTACCGTTTTATTGCCCGGCGCCGTCGGATTCACCCCGACGACCACCAGCGTACGGTTAAATCCAAGCTACGCGCCTCTGCAACTGATACACTGGTTTAACACTCACAGCAACGATCCCCGCTGGGCCTCGTTGCTGAGCTCATCGAAAGAGTTGATCGTAAAATCGTCGATCAAAGGCTACGCACCCGACTGGACGATTTACCAATACAACAAGGGATTTCAGCCCGACACGGGCAATGAGAGAGCGGGACTGGGTTCGTACGACGCAATCCGTGTCTATCTTTGGGCCGGGATGCTGAACAAAGACAGCCCTGAGTATAAAAACATAATGGCCGCCTTAAAACCGATGGCAAAACTGGTCGAAAAAATGGGTGTCCCACCCGAATTTGTCCATGTAGATTCAGGAGATGTCCATGGTCAGGGATCAAGCGGATTTTCAGCCGCCATGGTGCCATTTCTGATGGCCGAAGGCTATGACAAGGCCGCAGAACAACAACTCATGCGCATTGATGCGCAACCCATTGCAAAAGATAGTTATTACGATCAAGTATTAATCTTGTTTGCGCTCGGCTGGCAAAAAGACTTATACCGGTTTGATTCAAAAGGAAACCTAGCCCCAAGATGGAAGTCAAAATGCCAATAA
- a CDS encoding SGNH/GDSL hydrolase family protein, protein MSKLIISVALIALSANTCAAEERPLSGLNILVLGESHMSISNYLISNLPNELVEKGAKVFSYGACGASAGDWLKTKSVPCSASRVDVGTIRERPSDVATTQPISNLITKHQPNLILLIMGDTMASYDSNTIPKSWVWQTVSALTHEIKAQGMRCVWVGPPWGEDGGKYKKTNARVREFSDYLSTIVAPCTYIDSLSFAKMGEWKTFDGEHFDKWGYESWSKSITNALITPEMLKTLKQ, encoded by the coding sequence ATGTCAAAGTTAATTATCAGTGTTGCACTGATCGCGCTCAGCGCCAATACCTGCGCTGCCGAGGAACGCCCACTCAGCGGACTCAATATTCTTGTGCTGGGCGAAAGCCATATGTCCATCAGCAATTATCTTATTTCCAATCTTCCTAACGAACTCGTCGAAAAAGGCGCAAAAGTATTTTCCTATGGCGCATGCGGGGCATCAGCAGGCGACTGGCTCAAAACAAAGTCCGTCCCCTGTAGCGCAAGCCGCGTAGATGTGGGCACTATTAGAGAACGCCCTAGCGATGTAGCAACCACTCAGCCCATCAGCAACTTAATTACCAAGCACCAACCCAACCTTATCCTGCTCATAATGGGCGATACGATGGCCAGTTATGACTCCAATACCATACCAAAAAGCTGGGTCTGGCAGACTGTTTCAGCCCTGACCCATGAAATAAAAGCTCAGGGAATGCGCTGCGTCTGGGTAGGCCCTCCCTGGGGGGAAGACGGTGGCAAATACAAAAAAACCAATGCGCGCGTCAGAGAGTTTTCAGACTATCTATCCACGATCGTCGCCCCTTGCACCTACATCGACTCGCTGTCCTTCGCCAAAATGGGCGAATGGAAAACTTTCGACGGTGAGCATTTCGACAAGTGGGGTTATGAAAGCTGGTCCAAAAGCATCACCAACGCACTCATAACGCCTGAAATGCTGAAAACGTTAAAGCAATAA
- a CDS encoding alginate O-acetyltransferase AlgX-related protein codes for MIKHLIGSNLSKCFLYSMAMLITYNVPCASAAEAPEQMVLVGRDGWLYFSHEMTKAAVEKPGIATSLEIIGKFNRVLKRKGVTLTIAMVPLKVRIYPEHLPTGMTLSNDTITNYDRALSILKADGVDVIDLNSAFLRHKPKNSSDLPLYYPLDTHWSPTGALLAAETIAAAIENTPSLKEKINAIPPTKYKFTWLEASETPQVAASTFDLVKHLPKASQNFPLRNDRQFRVSKQSSSESSLLGEVNKPDITLMGSSYSGAWTKFPAGLRYTLQRNILDISVEAPHGSWYGMELYLRNEAFQTHRPKLLIWEMPERDLIAPPDYQYREARYQSDNDEWLLRVGAQTETTCIPSATVAKLEKSSNAAGNSTALTNSTSNDFVQINLNRSLDKLDYLAANVSTTGSGNLKLEAVGNGASRHFNAVVTNDGAPHAVKFPLTVGGQNVTKVRIFPGKAKGFAMDSLVVCRQSFDPTK; via the coding sequence ATGATCAAGCATTTAATTGGGAGCAATTTAAGCAAGTGTTTCTTGTATTCAATGGCGATGCTGATCACTTATAATGTTCCGTGTGCTAGCGCTGCTGAAGCCCCCGAGCAGATGGTCCTCGTTGGTCGCGATGGATGGCTGTATTTTAGCCATGAGATGACCAAAGCTGCCGTCGAAAAGCCCGGGATTGCGACTTCGCTAGAAATCATTGGCAAATTCAATCGTGTTCTGAAGCGCAAGGGGGTCACACTGACCATCGCCATGGTCCCGTTGAAGGTTAGAATCTACCCGGAGCATTTGCCGACAGGCATGACTCTGTCGAATGATACCATCACTAATTATGACCGCGCGCTGTCGATACTGAAAGCCGATGGAGTCGATGTGATCGACTTGAATAGTGCGTTTTTGAGGCATAAACCGAAGAACAGCAGCGACCTCCCCCTGTACTATCCTTTGGATACACACTGGTCTCCTACCGGCGCGCTGCTCGCAGCAGAAACCATTGCGGCAGCGATTGAAAACACCCCTTCCCTAAAAGAGAAAATCAATGCGATTCCGCCAACGAAATATAAATTCACCTGGCTGGAAGCGAGCGAAACACCCCAAGTAGCCGCCAGCACTTTCGATCTAGTCAAGCATTTACCGAAAGCATCGCAAAATTTCCCGTTGCGGAATGATCGTCAGTTCAGAGTTTCCAAGCAGAGTTCAAGCGAAAGCAGTTTATTAGGTGAGGTGAACAAACCCGACATTACCCTGATGGGAAGCAGTTATAGCGGAGCCTGGACCAAGTTTCCGGCAGGACTGCGATATACGCTGCAACGCAACATTCTTGACATCTCTGTCGAGGCGCCTCATGGTTCATGGTATGGCATGGAACTGTATTTACGCAACGAAGCTTTTCAAACGCACAGACCCAAGCTCCTCATATGGGAAATGCCTGAGCGCGACCTGATTGCGCCACCGGATTATCAGTATCGTGAAGCGCGCTATCAAAGCGACAATGATGAGTGGTTGTTGCGTGTAGGCGCGCAGACAGAAACCACTTGCATACCTTCAGCTACGGTAGCCAAGCTTGAAAAAAGCAGTAATGCGGCGGGGAACAGTACAGCGCTGACGAACAGTACTTCCAATGATTTTGTGCAAATAAATCTGAACCGTTCACTCGATAAGCTAGACTATCTGGCTGCCAATGTCAGTACCACGGGTTCAGGCAATCTCAAGTTAGAAGCAGTAGGAAATGGAGCAAGCCGTCACTTCAATGCAGTGGTAACAAACGATGGAGCGCCGCATGCTGTTAAATTTCCTTTGACAGTAGGCGGTCAGAACGTTACTAAGGTACGTATTTTCCCCGGCAAGGCCAAAGGATTTGCAATGGATTCGTTAGTTGTATGCCGACAATCGTTTGACCCGACAAAATAG
- a CDS encoding alginate O-acetyltransferase AlgF, with protein MLFIDYIKRNCSPLLAIVMCCCLFGKVNANEALLYDLEPPADSTYVRIIHTSAHRAVDVHIDGRMRMANLHSGTPSTYIILPPGKHELTIRAAGKSQILATSPLNIEGGQSMTIAYEALRTNVKPLVFNDKLNENHLKAMLSVYNLDSKNGTFDILTADGKTAVFSGIAAGKNMMLSVNPVSVNLILTKTGNKVARAKIPVSMMAGATYSILLLPGEGGDPLIYIGQNKTERYTTQ; from the coding sequence ATGCTTTTTATTGACTATATAAAACGGAATTGCTCCCCGCTGCTGGCAATTGTGATGTGCTGCTGCCTGTTCGGAAAAGTTAACGCAAATGAGGCCTTGCTCTACGATCTTGAGCCACCAGCTGATTCAACCTATGTGCGGATTATCCACACCAGCGCTCACCGAGCAGTCGACGTGCACATTGACGGGCGCATGCGGATGGCAAATTTGCATTCCGGCACGCCAAGCACCTATATTATATTGCCACCCGGGAAACATGAATTGACGATTCGCGCCGCGGGCAAGTCACAGATACTCGCGACCTCACCATTAAACATTGAAGGAGGGCAATCTATGACGATCGCCTACGAGGCTTTAAGAACCAACGTAAAACCGTTGGTATTTAACGACAAACTCAATGAAAACCACCTGAAGGCCATGCTGTCTGTTTACAATCTGGACAGCAAGAATGGCACATTCGACATCCTCACGGCGGACGGAAAGACAGCCGTGTTTTCCGGCATTGCCGCTGGAAAAAACATGATGTTATCGGTGAACCCAGTTTCCGTTAACCTTATCCTGACGAAGACGGGCAATAAGGTTGCGCGTGCGAAAATCCCAGTCTCAATGATGGCGGGTGCCACCTATAGCATCCTGCTGCTACCCGGAGAAGGTGGCGACCCTTTGATTTACATCGGTCAGAACAAAACAGAACGTTACACAACCCAGTGA